The Cohnella abietis genome has a segment encoding these proteins:
- the proC gene encoding pyrroline-5-carboxylate reductase — protein MVDSSSSSLGGVKICFYGAGSMAEAILRGLVEAKLTDPNQITVMNRQNTDRLLQLEQQYGIIPATTDDLKNEALTSASIIILGMKPKDAANAIKVLKPLLRPEQLIISVIAGLSIDTIHQLLERKQPIARTMPNTSSTIGLGATGISYSDTVSSDQRELTLAIFNAVGITAIVEEPQIEAVTGVSGSGPAYVYYLMEAMIKAGVQLGLSPEAAKELTVQTVRGAAEMVVSTGENPGDLRRKVTSPNGSTQAAIEILDQFSFQEGINKAILRCAERAQEMGESIRAEAVQD, from the coding sequence ATGGTCGATTCCTCATCCTCTTCCCTTGGAGGAGTTAAAATTTGTTTCTATGGTGCTGGCTCAATGGCTGAAGCCATATTAAGAGGACTAGTTGAAGCTAAATTAACCGATCCTAATCAAATTACGGTTATGAACCGGCAGAACACAGACAGACTCCTTCAGCTTGAGCAGCAGTATGGCATTATTCCGGCAACTACGGATGATTTGAAAAATGAGGCATTGACCTCTGCAAGCATCATTATTCTCGGAATGAAACCGAAGGATGCTGCCAATGCCATTAAAGTGTTGAAGCCCCTCTTGCGTCCGGAGCAGCTCATCATATCCGTTATTGCAGGATTATCAATTGATACGATTCACCAGTTATTAGAACGTAAGCAGCCTATTGCACGCACAATGCCGAATACATCGAGCACGATAGGCTTAGGAGCAACCGGAATCAGCTATTCCGATACGGTAAGCTCAGATCAGCGTGAGCTCACATTAGCTATCTTTAACGCCGTCGGCATCACCGCGATAGTTGAAGAGCCTCAGATCGAAGCGGTAACTGGCGTATCGGGTAGCGGCCCAGCGTACGTGTATTACTTAATGGAGGCTATGATTAAGGCTGGCGTCCAGCTCGGCCTTTCTCCAGAAGCAGCCAAAGAGCTCACTGTGCAAACCGTTCGCGGTGCTGCTGAGATGGTTGTGTCTACTGGAGAAAATCCTGGCGACCTACGTCGCAAAGTAACATCTCCTAATGGATCTACACAGGCTGCAATTGAAATATTGGATCAATTCTCCTTCCAAGAAGGCATAAATAAGGCGATCTTACGCTGTGCCGAAAGGGCTCAGGAAATGGGTGAAAGCATTCGCGCCGAAGCGGTTCAGGATTAA
- a CDS encoding DnaD domain protein produces MNDRNSLARGMTEAYMDGSVSIPYALLRTYRSLKLNDTDGMLLLHLIAFRQLEQNEFPTIEQLQERIGSSPAIVGQSVQKLMKQGFITIDEVYEPLTGVQSEKYNLSGLFQKMGELLAAGELPIRSGNRDREDHTYINEQQRQQEPSKATHTPITAHSGTHNLFLLFEQEFGRPLTPMEYETINGWLDQDNYPDELIRFALKESVFAGKLHFRYIDRILLEWSRNRVSNVDEARLHGQKFRAGR; encoded by the coding sequence ATGAATGACCGAAATTCACTGGCACGCGGAATGACCGAAGCTTATATGGACGGTTCAGTCAGTATTCCTTATGCTTTGCTTCGAACTTATCGATCGCTCAAGCTCAATGATACGGATGGCATGCTGCTGCTTCATCTTATTGCTTTCAGACAGCTGGAGCAGAATGAGTTTCCGACCATTGAACAACTGCAGGAGAGAATAGGCTCCTCACCTGCGATCGTAGGGCAATCGGTACAGAAGCTAATGAAGCAAGGCTTTATTACGATTGATGAGGTGTATGAGCCTCTAACTGGCGTTCAATCGGAAAAATATAATTTATCAGGACTGTTCCAGAAGATGGGTGAGCTGCTGGCTGCGGGCGAGCTGCCCATTAGAAGCGGTAACAGGGATAGGGAAGATCATACTTATATTAATGAACAACAGAGGCAGCAGGAGCCGTCTAAGGCTACTCATACTCCAATTACAGCTCATTCAGGGACACATAATCTGTTTCTATTGTTCGAGCAAGAATTCGGTCGTCCGCTGACACCGATGGAATATGAGACAATTAACGGTTGGCTAGACCAGGATAATTATCCCGATGAACTCATTCGCTTTGCTCTTAAGGAGTCGGTATTCGCAGGCAAGCTACATTTCCGCTATATTGACCGCATCCTGTTAGAGTGGAGCCGTAACCGCGTTAGCAACGTCGATGAGGCGCGCCTACACGGTCAGAAGTTTCGAGCCGGACGCTAA
- a CDS encoding LysR family transcriptional regulator, translated as MEFRQLLYTIQIATERNFSRAAEKLHIAQPSLSQQLSKLEKELGVLLFKRSTNSVELTYAGSVFVDKAQQIVDMTDQLRREMEDIADMRKGRIVVGSLPMTGSHILPRVLPVFREAFPNIEIVLIEESTKRLEQLTANGGTDVSLLSLPLIDPSLAYLPVIEEGICLAVPPDHPLAAPEYKDAIIPIARLQDEPFVLLKKGQGFRAIAHDICQTAGFDPRVVFESGNIETVQSLVAAGMGIAFLPKMVMRNDWQVRAPVYLNLEGNPTRTLVIAYRKGRYLSNAAEAFISTFQNSLLS; from the coding sequence ATGGAATTTCGACAGCTTCTATATACGATACAAATCGCTACAGAGCGAAACTTCTCCCGGGCTGCCGAGAAGCTGCACATTGCCCAGCCATCCCTTAGCCAGCAGCTATCTAAGCTGGAGAAGGAATTGGGAGTGTTACTGTTTAAAAGGAGTACGAACTCCGTAGAGCTGACCTATGCGGGCTCAGTATTCGTCGATAAAGCTCAGCAAATTGTTGATATGACTGATCAGCTCCGGCGGGAAATGGAAGACATTGCCGATATGCGTAAGGGGCGAATTGTTGTGGGCAGTCTGCCTATGACGGGTTCCCATATATTGCCGCGGGTGCTTCCCGTTTTCCGCGAAGCCTTTCCCAATATCGAAATCGTCCTAATTGAGGAATCCACTAAACGGTTAGAGCAATTAACAGCAAATGGAGGGACAGACGTTAGCCTCTTATCGCTGCCTCTTATCGATCCTTCACTTGCTTATTTGCCAGTCATCGAAGAAGGCATTTGCCTTGCCGTTCCTCCTGACCATCCGCTCGCCGCTCCAGAGTATAAGGATGCCATAATACCTATTGCCAGATTACAGGACGAACCTTTCGTGCTGTTGAAAAAGGGGCAAGGCTTCAGAGCTATTGCACATGATATTTGTCAAACCGCAGGGTTTGATCCACGTGTCGTCTTCGAAAGCGGCAATATTGAAACCGTACAATCTCTAGTTGCTGCGGGTATGGGTATCGCTTTCTTGCCGAAAATGGTTATGCGCAATGATTGGCAGGTCCGCGCTCCCGTCTATCTAAACTTAGAAGGAAATCCAACTCGAACACTCGTTATCGCCTATCGCAAAGGCCGTTACCTTTCTAATGCCGCTGAAGCCTTCATCTCCACCTTCCAAAATTCTCTCTTGTCCTAG
- a CDS encoding carbon-nitrogen family hydrolase — MTIPLRIALIQMNIVSGDTEANFAKLEARLEEAAAIDPKPDLIIFPEMWNTGYALTEINELADPDGLRTKEVIAAFCRKHKINVLAGSIAQKRENSVTNTAHVFNRNGEEVTEYSKIHLFKLMNEHLHLEPGQQLGSFNLEGIPAAVMICYDIRFPELARKLALEGAKILFVPAEWPHPRLHHWRTLLQARAIENQMYVVSCNTVGESGGTSFFGHSMIIDPWGEVLAEAAEEETILVAEIDMALVDEVRGRIPVFADRKPPLYE; from the coding sequence ATGACAATCCCCTTGCGGATAGCATTGATACAAATGAATATAGTCTCAGGTGACACAGAAGCTAATTTCGCTAAGCTGGAAGCTCGACTTGAGGAAGCAGCTGCTATTGATCCCAAGCCGGATCTTATTATTTTTCCAGAAATGTGGAATACAGGCTACGCACTTACTGAAATAAATGAATTAGCGGACCCAGACGGGCTGCGGACTAAAGAGGTCATAGCTGCTTTTTGCCGGAAGCATAAAATCAATGTGCTAGCTGGCTCCATTGCGCAGAAACGTGAAAACTCCGTAACCAACACTGCTCATGTGTTCAATCGAAATGGGGAAGAGGTTACCGAATATAGCAAAATCCATCTTTTTAAGCTCATGAACGAGCATTTACATTTGGAGCCTGGTCAGCAGTTGGGGAGCTTTAACTTAGAGGGTATACCTGCAGCAGTTATGATTTGCTACGACATCCGGTTCCCGGAGCTGGCTCGGAAGTTAGCGCTTGAAGGCGCCAAAATTTTGTTCGTACCGGCTGAATGGCCGCATCCGCGTCTGCATCACTGGCGTACGTTGCTTCAGGCACGGGCGATCGAGAACCAAATGTACGTCGTATCGTGCAATACTGTTGGAGAGAGCGGCGGCACAAGCTTCTTTGGTCATTCGATGATAATTGACCCTTGGGGCGAGGTGCTCGCAGAAGCAGCTGAAGAGGAAACGATCCTTGTAGCTGAGATAGATATGGCGTTGGTTGATGAAGTGAGAGGGAGAATTCCTGTTTTCGCTGACCGCAAGCCACCCTTATACGAGTAA
- a CDS encoding glutamate-5-semialdehyde dehydrogenase, translated as MSEVTIKASAAKEAAAVMNRLTTAEKNEALILMADAIIAAQDQILAANEEDIKRGQELGTSASLLDRLKLTPARLADIADAVKQIVALPDPIGDVLETGHRPNGLFIEKRRVPIGVIGMIYEARPNVTVDAATLCLKTGNSVVLRGGSAAISSNRSIVAVLREALSRSAIPADALQLIEDSNRSSVDEMLKLNGLLDVIIPRGGASLIQNVVQNATVPVIETGAGICHVYVDESGDYDMAEAIAVNGKAQRPSVCNSIETLLLHEAFAQKHLNALADKFRSINVELRGCETTRSIVPWVNEASDQDYATEYNDYILNIKVVPNLDAALSHISHFGTKHSDCIITENQANADRFLQDVDASAVYHNASTRFTDGFEFGFGAEIGISTQKLHARGPMGLPALTSTKYRVVGSGQIRS; from the coding sequence ATGAGTGAAGTCACAATTAAAGCGAGCGCAGCCAAGGAAGCAGCAGCCGTTATGAATAGGCTAACAACAGCCGAGAAAAACGAAGCCTTGATCCTTATGGCAGATGCCATCATTGCGGCGCAAGATCAAATTTTAGCTGCCAATGAGGAAGACATTAAACGTGGACAGGAGCTAGGGACCTCCGCCTCTCTATTGGATCGGTTAAAGCTGACTCCTGCGAGACTGGCCGACATTGCAGATGCCGTCAAGCAAATCGTTGCCTTACCGGATCCTATCGGCGACGTTCTTGAGACAGGTCACCGCCCTAATGGATTGTTCATTGAAAAAAGACGAGTACCTATCGGTGTAATTGGAATGATCTACGAAGCCAGACCGAATGTTACCGTTGATGCTGCGACACTATGCCTAAAGACAGGTAACTCTGTCGTTCTGCGCGGAGGCTCTGCAGCGATCTCCTCCAATCGGAGCATTGTAGCCGTTCTACGGGAAGCTTTATCCCGGTCAGCTATTCCAGCGGATGCCCTTCAGCTTATCGAGGACTCTAACCGCAGCTCTGTAGATGAGATGCTTAAGCTTAATGGTCTATTAGACGTTATCATTCCAAGAGGCGGCGCTTCTCTCATTCAGAATGTCGTACAAAATGCTACAGTTCCCGTTATTGAAACTGGCGCGGGTATTTGTCACGTGTACGTCGACGAAAGCGGCGATTATGACATGGCAGAGGCCATTGCTGTTAACGGTAAAGCACAGCGCCCTTCCGTATGTAATTCCATCGAAACCTTATTGCTCCATGAAGCTTTTGCCCAGAAGCATCTTAACGCTCTAGCTGATAAATTCCGCAGCATTAATGTCGAGCTCAGAGGATGCGAAACAACAAGGAGCATCGTTCCATGGGTGAATGAAGCGAGCGATCAGGACTATGCTACAGAATATAACGATTATATTTTGAACATTAAAGTAGTACCTAACTTAGATGCTGCATTGAGCCATATTAGCCACTTCGGCACGAAGCATTCAGACTGTATCATTACGGAAAATCAGGCGAATGCGGATCGTTTTCTACAGGATGTCGATGCTTCAGCGGTTTACCATAACGCCTCTACTCGTTTCACTGATGGATTCGAGTTCGGATTTGGTGCGGAGATTGGTATTAGTACTCAGAAGCTTCATGCCCGGGGACCTATGGGTCTGCCTGCTTTAACATCTACGAAATACCGGGTCGTCGGCTCGGGTCAAATTAGATCATAG
- a CDS encoding pyridoxal phosphate-dependent aminotransferase encodes MSFTITPAHRLQSLPVQFFATLVAKANARAATGRDVINLGQGNPDLPTPTPIVDRLKTAAENPLYHKYPPFRGFPFLKEAVAKRYKEDYGVELDPEKEVAVLFGGKSGLIEISQILLNPNDVCLVPDPGYPDYWSGVALSGAEMSFMPLKKENDFLPDYSAIAPEDLERAKLMFLNYPNNPTAAIATPEFYEETVAFAKQNGIVVASDFAYGAIGYDGKRPISFMETEGAKEVGVEFYTLSKTYNMAGWRVGFAVGNPQIIELINLIQDHMYCSLFGGIQEAAAEALSGSQQSVHELVATYERRRNVLYEALEEIGWKAEKPAGSFFCWLPVPEGYTSMSFADLLLEQADVVVAPGTGFGASGEGYVRLGLLTTEDRLREVAARIGRLGLF; translated from the coding sequence ATGTCTTTTACTATTACACCTGCTCATCGATTGCAGTCTTTACCTGTACAATTTTTCGCCACATTGGTTGCTAAAGCTAATGCTCGGGCCGCTACTGGACGTGATGTTATTAATCTGGGCCAAGGAAATCCCGATTTACCAACACCGACACCGATAGTTGACAGGCTCAAGACAGCAGCAGAAAACCCTTTGTATCATAAATACCCACCCTTTCGCGGTTTTCCATTTCTGAAGGAAGCCGTTGCAAAGCGATATAAGGAAGATTACGGCGTAGAACTTGATCCTGAAAAAGAGGTTGCCGTCCTCTTCGGGGGAAAATCTGGACTCATCGAAATTAGCCAAATCTTGCTTAACCCTAACGACGTCTGCCTCGTACCTGATCCCGGGTATCCCGATTACTGGTCTGGCGTAGCCCTATCTGGAGCTGAAATGTCGTTCATGCCTCTTAAGAAGGAGAACGATTTTCTTCCGGATTATTCAGCAATTGCTCCAGAAGATCTCGAGCGAGCTAAGCTTATGTTCCTCAACTATCCAAACAATCCTACCGCGGCAATAGCTACTCCGGAATTTTATGAGGAAACCGTTGCCTTTGCAAAGCAGAATGGCATTGTAGTTGCAAGTGACTTTGCTTATGGTGCTATAGGATATGACGGCAAACGTCCCATTAGCTTCATGGAAACTGAAGGGGCTAAAGAAGTCGGAGTCGAGTTTTACACTTTGTCCAAAACCTACAATATGGCTGGCTGGCGCGTGGGATTTGCTGTCGGTAATCCTCAAATTATTGAATTAATTAACCTGATCCAAGACCATATGTACTGCAGCTTATTCGGAGGCATTCAAGAAGCCGCCGCCGAAGCCTTAAGCGGATCTCAACAGTCCGTCCATGAGCTTGTGGCTACCTATGAGCGCAGACGCAACGTACTTTATGAAGCCTTGGAGGAAATCGGTTGGAAAGCGGAGAAGCCTGCAGGCTCGTTCTTCTGCTGGCTCCCTGTTCCCGAGGGATATACTTCAATGTCCTTCGCCGATTTACTTCTCGAGCAAGCAGATGTCGTTGTAGCGCCAGGCACTGGCTTCGGCGCAAGCGGTGAAGGCTATGTCAGACTCGGCTTGCTTACGACTGAAGATCGTTTGCGTGAGGTCGCGGCCAGAATTGGCCGGTTGGGGCTGTTCTAG
- a CDS encoding acetate kinase, whose product MNVLVINSGSSSLKYHLYNMEKEEVLAKGRVERIGMDSSILTHEVDHEPEMREVSEILDHTTAIKKVLDMLTHRQYGVLTNINDIQAVGHRVVHGGESFSESVLIDQSVKLEIRKLFDLAPLHNPAHMMGIMAVEINLPDVPQAVVFDTAFHQTMPPKSYLYAIPTVLYRKHKIRRYGFHGTSYDYVSKRTAEFLERPMNKLKLIICHIGNGASCAAILEGKSYDTSMGMTPLEGLMMGTRSGDLDPAIVPYTINKEDLTLNEVNSMLNKHSGLLAVSGISSDMREIVEAMNDGNEAAKLAFEMYAYRIRKYIGAYVAAMDGVDAIVFTAGVGENSAQLRKEVCQGLTFFGVELDEERNEVRSSEPRRITTKGSKLSVLVVPTNEELLIARDTYQLVLNQPAAVESISNE is encoded by the coding sequence ATGAATGTACTCGTAATTAATTCTGGAAGCTCCTCGCTTAAATATCATCTGTATAACATGGAAAAGGAAGAAGTGTTAGCCAAAGGCCGAGTAGAAAGAATCGGTATGGACTCTTCGATCTTAACCCACGAGGTTGATCATGAACCGGAAATGCGAGAAGTGAGCGAAATTCTGGATCATACAACCGCAATCAAGAAGGTTCTTGATATGCTTACACATCGTCAATATGGAGTGTTGACGAATATTAATGATATCCAAGCTGTTGGCCATCGGGTAGTTCACGGAGGAGAATCGTTTAGTGAGTCAGTGCTTATTGATCAGAGCGTCAAGCTGGAAATCCGTAAGCTTTTTGATCTTGCTCCATTGCACAACCCTGCTCACATGATGGGTATTATGGCTGTAGAAATCAATTTGCCTGACGTTCCGCAAGCGGTTGTTTTTGATACGGCTTTTCACCAGACTATGCCGCCGAAGTCTTATTTGTATGCAATTCCTACGGTGCTGTATCGGAAGCATAAGATTCGTCGTTATGGCTTCCACGGAACCTCATACGATTATGTTAGCAAGAGAACTGCCGAGTTCCTGGAACGACCTATGAACAAGCTCAAGCTAATTATTTGTCATATTGGTAATGGGGCCAGCTGCGCGGCAATTTTAGAAGGCAAATCCTACGATACGAGTATGGGGATGACTCCGCTTGAAGGCTTGATGATGGGAACGCGGAGTGGTGATTTGGACCCGGCTATCGTTCCTTATACAATTAATAAAGAGGATTTGACCTTGAATGAAGTAAATTCGATGCTTAATAAGCATAGCGGTTTGCTGGCAGTGTCGGGTATAAGCAGCGATATGCGTGAGATCGTTGAAGCTATGAACGACGGTAATGAGGCAGCAAAGCTGGCTTTCGAGATGTATGCTTATCGGATTCGAAAATATATCGGAGCTTACGTGGCGGCTATGGACGGTGTCGACGCAATTGTGTTTACAGCCGGCGTTGGCGAGAATTCAGCGCAGCTTAGGAAAGAGGTATGTCAAGGATTGACCTTCTTTGGAGTTGAGCTGGATGAAGAGCGTAATGAAGTGCGTTCATCTGAACCAAGGCGAATTACGACTAAAGGCTCTAAATTAAGTGTCTTAGTTGTACCAACGAATGAGGAATTGCTAATAGCAAGGGATACTTATCAGCTAGTGCTTAATCAACCTGCTGCTGTTGAATCCATTTCTAATGAATAG
- the proB gene encoding glutamate 5-kinase, whose translation MGKRIVVKIGSSSLTSEEGGLNRGQVRFFADEIAALHASGHQVLLVTSGAIAAGFRRLGYQTRPKLLHEKQAAAAVGQALLMEAYQDAFTASEITVAQLLLTRPDFSSRSRAQNAQRTIEELLKQGAVPIINENDTVAVNEIKFGDNDSLSALVANLVKADGLYILTDMDGVYTGDPRKTPDAVRIDRIEVLSEELYQIAGGAGSAVGTGGMRSKIEAARIAMQGGVPLFVGRVSEAGDLQSAVTGNGKGTYFASSPQSISTKKHWVGFLSVPQGQIVVDSGAELALLNKGSSLLPIGITAAVGDFHPGDVVEVVNTSGRVLGRGVTCYASWQITAVAGLASEDAMKRVDILREEVIHRDEWVASTIIKEANSYE comes from the coding sequence ATGGGAAAGCGTATCGTAGTCAAGATTGGAAGTAGCTCACTCACCTCTGAGGAAGGCGGACTTAACCGCGGGCAGGTACGTTTCTTCGCGGACGAGATCGCTGCGTTGCACGCCTCCGGCCACCAAGTATTGCTTGTTACCTCGGGTGCTATAGCCGCAGGCTTTCGGCGACTTGGCTATCAGACTCGACCAAAGCTATTACATGAGAAACAAGCTGCTGCTGCCGTTGGTCAAGCTTTATTGATGGAAGCTTACCAAGACGCATTTACAGCGAGCGAAATTACCGTAGCTCAGCTATTATTGACTCGACCGGACTTTAGCAGTCGAAGCCGAGCTCAGAATGCACAGCGCACAATAGAAGAGCTTCTTAAGCAAGGTGCAGTTCCCATTATTAATGAGAACGACACTGTTGCAGTCAATGAAATTAAATTCGGCGATAATGATTCTTTGTCCGCACTAGTTGCAAATTTAGTCAAGGCGGATGGCTTGTATATCCTCACTGACATGGATGGCGTATACACCGGAGATCCCCGCAAAACGCCTGACGCAGTGCGCATTGACCGTATAGAAGTACTCTCTGAAGAACTGTACCAAATTGCGGGAGGCGCAGGCTCGGCTGTTGGAACTGGAGGTATGCGCTCCAAAATCGAAGCAGCTAGAATAGCCATGCAGGGCGGTGTCCCCCTATTTGTTGGTCGGGTGTCTGAGGCTGGTGATCTACAATCCGCAGTTACAGGTAATGGAAAAGGAACTTATTTCGCTTCATCTCCTCAATCCATATCTACTAAGAAGCATTGGGTCGGTTTTCTCTCCGTTCCTCAAGGCCAGATTGTAGTTGATTCAGGTGCTGAGTTAGCGCTATTGAATAAAGGCAGTAGTCTTCTACCTATTGGGATAACCGCTGCTGTAGGCGACTTCCACCCTGGAGATGTAGTAGAAGTCGTTAATACCAGTGGACGGGTGCTTGGACGGGGTGTTACCTGTTATGCCTCGTGGCAAATAACGGCAGTAGCAGGGTTAGCTAGCGAAGATGCTATGAAACGCGTAGATATTTTACGAGAAGAAGTCATACATCGCGATGAATGGGTCGCATCAACTATTATCAAGGAGGCCAACTCATATGAGTGA
- a CDS encoding 2-hydroxy-3-keto-5-methylthiopentenyl-1-phosphate phosphatase — MSTLTSKFPRQPVIFCDFDGTITLSDNIIAAMKHFNPPGWESIGMGILNESITIQEGVGQLFSLFPSSMKDEVKEYIINNAGIRKGFPELLEWCKTHNVPFYVTSGGIDFFIYPLLEPFGIPADHIYCNGSDFSGDNITITWPHSCDDKCDNGCGMCKTAVIRRFSTDEFYRILIGDSVTDFAGAKLVDLVFSRSHLTDKCIELNLPHIPFETFHDVIHHLDTGGQRS; from the coding sequence TTGAGCACATTAACTTCAAAGTTCCCACGTCAGCCGGTAATTTTTTGTGACTTCGACGGCACGATTACTCTAAGCGACAACATCATAGCGGCAATGAAGCACTTTAATCCGCCAGGCTGGGAGAGCATTGGTATGGGTATCCTTAACGAGAGCATAACCATCCAAGAAGGCGTGGGACAATTATTCTCTCTCTTCCCTTCGTCAATGAAGGATGAGGTTAAAGAATACATTATAAACAACGCCGGTATTCGTAAGGGTTTTCCTGAGCTGCTTGAATGGTGTAAAACGCACAATGTACCTTTCTACGTTACAAGCGGGGGAATTGATTTCTTCATTTACCCTTTGCTTGAGCCATTTGGGATTCCGGCAGATCACATTTATTGCAATGGAAGCGACTTTAGCGGTGACAACATCACGATAACCTGGCCGCACTCTTGTGACGATAAATGCGATAATGGCTGCGGCATGTGTAAAACGGCTGTCATTCGCCGTTTTTCCACTGATGAATTCTACCGTATTCTAATTGGCGACAGTGTCACTGATTTTGCCGGAGCAAAGCTTGTTGATCTCGTATTTTCCCGCTCCCATCTCACGGATAAGTGTATTGAGCTTAATCTTCCGCATATTCCTTTCGAAACCTTCCATGATGTTATCCATCATCTGGACACAGGTGGCCAGCGGTCGTGA